Proteins from a genomic interval of Paenibacillus sp. RC334:
- a CDS encoding LacI family DNA-binding transcriptional regulator has product MKPKIEDVAKRAGVSPTTVSRVMNNRGYISEKTRSLVYNAMEELNYVPNEMARSLLSKQSNIIGLIFPTVSNPFYAELIFHIELACEELGYKVFLCNSLKSAEKEANYLSMLLRNQVDGIIVGSHNRGVFERVNSSFPIVSIDQYISEEAVVVSSDNYLGGKLATEHLIHKGCQKIIHINGPYMLQTETHLRLEAYQKTMENHGLESIFYEVPRSFDQELYKQIIHQIFSEHPDVDGIFASDDILAANVYFEALKTGRRVPETLKVVGYDGTETAQAFMPQLTTIRQPIQQMARQAVGILNKRINGQDYTGDLNPLLPVHLIPGQTT; this is encoded by the coding sequence TTGAAACCAAAAATAGAAGATGTAGCAAAGCGTGCAGGTGTTTCTCCAACGACGGTTTCCAGAGTCATGAATAACAGGGGATATATCAGTGAAAAGACACGTTCGTTAGTATACAACGCTATGGAAGAGCTGAATTATGTACCGAACGAAATGGCCAGATCGCTGTTATCCAAACAAAGCAACATTATAGGGTTGATTTTTCCAACCGTGAGTAATCCCTTTTATGCGGAACTGATTTTTCATATTGAACTCGCTTGCGAGGAGCTGGGGTATAAGGTTTTTTTGTGCAACAGTTTGAAAAGTGCAGAGAAGGAAGCCAATTATTTGAGCATGCTGCTGCGGAACCAAGTGGATGGAATTATTGTCGGCAGTCATAACAGGGGTGTATTTGAGCGAGTAAACTCTTCATTCCCGATTGTCTCAATTGACCAGTATATTTCTGAAGAGGCGGTTGTCGTTTCTTCGGATAATTATTTGGGTGGGAAGCTAGCAACGGAACATTTAATTCATAAAGGCTGTCAAAAAATCATTCATATCAATGGGCCGTACATGCTGCAAACCGAGACACATTTGCGTTTGGAGGCCTACCAAAAAACGATGGAGAATCACGGGTTGGAGTCCATTTTTTACGAAGTCCCAAGGTCTTTTGATCAAGAATTATATAAACAAATCATTCATCAGATTTTTAGTGAGCATCCAGATGTGGATGGTATTTTTGCGAGTGATGATATCTTGGCGGCAAACGTATATTTTGAAGCCTTGAAGACAGGTAGACGTGTGCCGGAAACGTTGAAAGTTGTTGGATATGATGGGACAGAGACGGCCCAAGCCTTTATGCCACAGTTAACCACCATTCGTCAGCCCATTCAGCAAATGGCCCGGCAAGCCGTAGGAATTTTGAACAAACGAATTAATGGACAGGACTACACGGGGGACTTAAATCCGCTGCTCCCGGTCCATTTGATCCCTGGGCAGACAACCTAG
- a CDS encoding PilZ domain-containing protein, translating into MVFTIAGLIILMIVVCLVNGIIHFIDLKKQLGIKELEKKEIKKLLEEANSKLNRREAFRLGIPDEGCAFEFLHFGDEALARLTHRKGIGKIQDISVKGLKLICDYDLPLKKPVLIQVEFELNKEPFVLQAHLIRKEAHISQPFITYGLVFDEMSSSDQERLMYCINQRVLKTAAPTTPVV; encoded by the coding sequence ATGGTATTCACCATCGCAGGTCTTATCATTTTGATGATCGTTGTATGCTTGGTCAATGGAATTATTCATTTCATAGATTTAAAAAAACAATTGGGTATTAAAGAGCTGGAGAAAAAGGAAATTAAGAAGTTACTGGAGGAGGCCAACAGCAAGTTGAATCGGCGGGAAGCCTTTCGCTTGGGTATTCCGGATGAGGGCTGTGCGTTTGAGTTTTTACATTTTGGAGATGAGGCTCTGGCAAGGCTTACTCATAGAAAAGGGATCGGTAAAATACAAGACATTAGCGTGAAGGGGCTAAAGCTGATTTGCGATTATGATCTGCCTTTGAAAAAACCGGTTCTCATTCAGGTTGAATTTGAGCTAAATAAAGAGCCTTTTGTCTTGCAGGCACATTTAATCCGAAAAGAGGCGCATATTAGCCAGCCTTTTATAACCTATGGGCTTGTGTTTGATGAAATGAGTTCCAGCGATCAGGAAAGGCTGATGTACTGCATTAATCAGCGCGTTTTAAAAACCGCAGCTCCCACTACACCTGTGGTATAA
- a CDS encoding HD domain-containing phosphohydrolase, with protein sequence MENVLVSCLTRLLSKDKQLYEHCLRVGNMAKRIAPYLDFDDQQTRKFVIGCCIHDVGKMLLPDDILNKSAPLNEEEWKIMRLHPLLGTQLILREGMLEQDIVDIVRFHHERWDGQGYPFGISGDKIPPMARMCSIMDAFDSMISDRPYRQGMSIQEAKEELWRHIGTQFDLLYVERFLHLPEDLSSALGQ encoded by the coding sequence ATGGAAAATGTTTTAGTGAGCTGTCTAACTCGTCTGCTATCTAAAGATAAACAATTGTATGAACACTGCCTGCGGGTTGGCAATATGGCTAAGCGAATAGCTCCTTACCTGGATTTTGATGACCAGCAGACACGGAAATTCGTCATAGGCTGTTGCATTCACGATGTTGGAAAAATGCTGCTGCCGGATGACATTTTGAATAAATCAGCTCCTTTAAATGAAGAAGAATGGAAAATCATGAGGCTTCACCCCCTGTTGGGTACCCAGCTTATTTTAAGAGAGGGCATGCTGGAGCAGGATATTGTAGATATCGTTCGATTTCACCATGAACGCTGGGATGGACAGGGCTATCCGTTTGGCATAAGTGGTGACAAAATTCCGCCTATGGCTCGAATGTGTTCCATCATGGATGCATTTGATAGTATGATTTCCGATCGACCGTATCGCCAGGGCATGTCCATACAGGAGGCCAAAGAGGAGCTTTGGCGTCACATTGGAACACAATTTGATTTGCTATATGTTGAACGGTTTTTGCATCTGCCTGAGGACCTGTCGAGTGCCCTTGGACAATAA
- a CDS encoding tyrosine-type recombinase/integrase has translation MYTSKMTSSQLHAPSMHNPETYTDDEITGLFLSTCTNSPYTLRNYKRAIQQFRNFTSGKPLRKVTWQDIEVYKIGLLEGACSPTKQTPAPATIASFLAPLKSLYKWGSDPSIHIFQHNPTTSVRTPRIPVNSKNHFLTKNELRQLLAYLKTQGERNYLIALTLVLLGLRVSEMVSIQWDHFHTDPTEMFMWLTVFNGKGGKQREVKVPARLWEMYKQYRDAFQQEEPLNMRERLFPLSVRQVETIIKLAREKAGITKKITPHWFRHTNATLALIHGASLQQVQENLGHSHINTTQRYLHTVSQMQKAAPDYVEDCLKDIL, from the coding sequence ATGTATACGTCTAAAATGACATCTTCTCAGCTACATGCCCCTTCCATGCATAACCCGGAGACGTACACGGATGACGAAATTACAGGATTATTTTTAAGTACTTGCACTAACTCCCCGTATACCCTGCGCAACTACAAGAGGGCCATTCAGCAGTTTCGAAATTTCACATCTGGTAAACCGTTACGGAAAGTAACATGGCAGGATATAGAGGTCTATAAAATCGGCTTATTAGAGGGTGCTTGCAGTCCTACCAAGCAAACACCTGCACCAGCGACCATTGCCAGCTTCTTGGCCCCATTAAAATCGCTATACAAGTGGGGGAGTGATCCGAGCATTCATATTTTTCAGCACAATCCCACCACAAGTGTGCGAACCCCCAGGATTCCAGTGAACAGTAAAAATCATTTCTTAACCAAAAATGAGCTGCGTCAGCTTTTAGCCTATTTAAAAACACAGGGGGAACGGAATTATCTGATCGCGCTCACGCTGGTTTTATTGGGGCTTCGGGTGTCTGAGATGGTGTCTATACAGTGGGATCACTTCCATACCGATCCGACGGAAATGTTCATGTGGCTGACCGTGTTTAACGGAAAAGGAGGCAAACAGCGCGAGGTCAAAGTACCCGCAAGACTTTGGGAGATGTACAAGCAGTACAGAGACGCTTTCCAGCAAGAGGAACCATTAAATATGCGGGAGAGGTTGTTTCCGTTGTCAGTAAGGCAAGTGGAGACGATTATTAAGCTGGCCAGGGAAAAAGCTGGGATCACGAAAAAGATAACCCCCCACTGGTTTCGCCACACGAATGCTACATTAGCCTTGATTCATGGTGCATCGTTACAGCAGGTGCAGGAAAATCTCGGACACTCCCACATCAATACGACGCAACGATACCTTCATACGGTTAGCCAAATGCAAAAAGCAGCCCCCGACTATGTGGAAGACTGCTTAAAAGATATATTATAG
- a CDS encoding alpha/beta hydrolase: protein MREVKKWLKRLWKTVMFGLLAILVLLASGVIYEQVSTRQDLKSYTPSGKLYNVNGHNMHLYTGGQGKVTVVFASGWGTANPYVDFSPLYEKIAPHVKFAVYDRFGYGYSDTTDKKRDIDTITNEIHELLQVSGQKPPYLLVAHSLGSLETLRFAQKYPDEVQGIVMLDSGSPEYYYADAEEPVRGGFINQLLMKTGVIRMLFHSDSFIEASRAARNGLKFVPDELKKIDLTASLLKLENANIEDELRQSRTNAKVVLDDKQPFLFPLTVLTSDYLGVPNDVWNKYEKEFTSWSVQSKQLVVKDTEHYIHQYRPDLVADEILALAKR, encoded by the coding sequence ATGCGAGAAGTGAAAAAATGGCTTAAAAGATTATGGAAGACGGTTATGTTCGGGTTGCTGGCCATTTTGGTTCTTCTGGCATCAGGTGTGATATATGAACAGGTAAGCACCCGGCAGGATCTGAAATCTTATACCCCCAGCGGAAAGCTATACAATGTGAATGGGCATAATATGCATTTATATACCGGAGGACAAGGGAAAGTAACGGTTGTATTCGCTTCCGGGTGGGGCACGGCCAATCCGTATGTTGATTTTTCCCCACTGTATGAGAAGATTGCACCACATGTTAAATTCGCAGTTTATGACCGGTTCGGCTATGGGTATAGTGATACGACGGACAAGAAGCGTGACATTGATACAATAACGAATGAAATACACGAATTGCTGCAGGTGTCTGGTCAAAAGCCACCTTACCTGCTTGTAGCACATTCGCTAGGATCCCTCGAAACGCTCCGGTTTGCACAGAAATACCCGGACGAGGTACAAGGCATCGTGATGTTGGATAGCGGAAGCCCAGAATATTACTATGCTGATGCTGAGGAGCCAGTACGCGGCGGCTTTATCAATCAGTTGCTCATGAAAACAGGCGTGATTCGGATGCTTTTTCACTCTGACAGTTTTATCGAAGCCTCACGTGCAGCTCGCAACGGCTTGAAGTTCGTGCCGGATGAACTGAAGAAGATTGATCTGACAGCCTCATTGCTTAAGCTTGAAAATGCCAATATAGAGGACGAGCTGCGTCAATCGCGGACGAATGCAAAGGTCGTATTGGATGACAAACAGCCCTTCCTTTTCCCACTTACCGTGCTGACATCCGATTACTTAGGGGTTCCCAATGATGTCTGGAACAAGTACGAAAAGGAATTTACTTCCTGGTCCGTGCAATCGAAGCAATTGGTGGTTAAGGATACCGAGCATTATATTCATCAATATCGCCCTGATCTCGTTGCAGATGAAATATTGGCCTTGGCCAAGCGGTAG
- a CDS encoding transcriptional regulator: MEPTTTIRTELENFMKQNGLNITQFGLVADINPGTISGIVTGNRALSIHQLDRITATLGHSKGHFYKNYIEEFLSSTTPNIRRVRPLLYNCAELDMLDCIEQVVSLLMEKLTYADALFTIAEDFFLQGKFAASIILYESIAVGEKKQHSERLALCQYRIFMAKQGDDQEINYQAAIHFEDYVERLDDADQLDALKDLVNTYRSLRKWGKVNIFAKIMGDKAAIQCEINQQIKLKRRKKKKTSVNPPFVYWAYSYLLHAGVCEAQKDYNQALEYTYTYADLSWVKETDEQTLLWKGRFTEWAQANTYVNKLLAGDISVLPDYLTYVTSKKNEVLTALVNIIEAANQYDFNVDDVLKRFETEIQSLVKQQKSVGVYTQQFMSERIAHFLQELANYNLRRGEYQEGFKYLINSLELSSTIKSSSKASIIKCVELFERFKKYASSRTIDTYQNLINKVYEIEKS, encoded by the coding sequence TTGGAACCTACAACCACGATACGCACAGAACTGGAAAATTTCATGAAACAGAATGGGTTAAATATTACCCAATTCGGTCTGGTGGCAGACATCAATCCAGGCACAATAAGCGGGATCGTCACAGGCAACCGTGCACTCTCCATTCATCAGTTAGATCGCATTACAGCTACATTAGGCCACTCCAAAGGGCATTTTTACAAGAATTATATTGAGGAATTTTTGAGTTCAACAACCCCTAACATCCGTAGAGTCAGACCCCTTTTGTACAATTGCGCGGAGTTGGACATGCTGGATTGTATTGAGCAGGTCGTCAGCTTGCTCATGGAAAAGCTGACATACGCCGATGCTCTGTTTACCATAGCTGAGGACTTTTTCCTACAAGGGAAGTTTGCAGCGTCCATCATCCTGTATGAGAGTATAGCCGTCGGTGAGAAAAAGCAGCACTCTGAGCGACTAGCCCTTTGTCAGTACCGCATTTTTATGGCGAAGCAAGGGGACGACCAGGAAATAAATTACCAGGCTGCGATCCATTTCGAGGATTACGTTGAACGACTTGATGATGCTGACCAGCTCGACGCGTTAAAGGATTTAGTGAATACATATCGCTCATTACGGAAATGGGGAAAGGTAAACATATTCGCTAAGATCATGGGAGACAAGGCTGCCATTCAGTGCGAGATCAATCAACAGATTAAGTTAAAAAGACGGAAAAAGAAGAAAACTTCAGTCAATCCCCCATTTGTGTATTGGGCCTACTCCTATTTACTTCATGCAGGTGTCTGTGAAGCGCAAAAAGACTACAATCAAGCATTGGAGTATACGTACACTTACGCTGATTTAAGTTGGGTGAAGGAAACGGATGAACAGACCTTGCTATGGAAGGGGCGGTTTACAGAATGGGCGCAGGCTAACACTTACGTGAATAAGCTGTTGGCTGGAGATATAAGTGTCCTTCCAGACTATTTAACTTACGTTACTTCCAAGAAAAACGAGGTTCTCACCGCACTGGTTAACATAATTGAAGCGGCTAACCAATATGATTTTAATGTAGATGATGTACTCAAGCGGTTTGAAACAGAGATCCAGTCTCTAGTTAAACAACAAAAAAGTGTAGGCGTGTACACCCAACAATTCATGTCAGAGCGCATCGCTCATTTTTTACAGGAATTAGCTAATTACAACTTACGTAGAGGTGAATATCAAGAGGGATTTAAATATTTAATTAACAGCTTGGAATTATCCTCTACAATTAAATCGAGTAGCAAAGCATCCATCATCAAGTGTGTTGAACTATTTGAACGTTTTAAAAAATATGCATCATCGCGAACAATAGATACCTACCAAAATTTGATTAATAAAGTATACGAAATTGAAAAAAGTTAG
- a CDS encoding cell surface protein: protein MRTSMKKAFMFLSILTTVAILASGCSNPKVDKNITKSGEIPTSYIQASFVIDINNPKEVVGYTDYAFVGLVEEMTGTEYKFPVTKETEDGPKVLTSPYTNYSVKVLSNIKGNLKKDVSIPIQKFGGLNDDKSTYFLFEDDSLPQKGKVYVFTATAEQDGSLLVSGPNSNIEVKTDVFSKNSIQKLSEESIANELTKTEEYKTYQDAYKNEIIKDRERFTSKYEAP from the coding sequence ATGAGAACTAGCATGAAGAAAGCATTTATGTTCTTGTCCATTTTAACTACGGTTGCAATACTGGCTTCTGGTTGTTCAAATCCTAAGGTAGACAAGAATATAACGAAGTCTGGCGAAATTCCAACTAGCTATATACAAGCATCATTTGTTATAGATATAAATAACCCCAAAGAGGTTGTAGGTTATACTGACTATGCATTTGTAGGCCTCGTAGAAGAAATGACGGGAACGGAGTATAAATTTCCTGTCACGAAAGAAACGGAGGATGGACCCAAAGTATTGACAAGTCCCTATACAAATTACTCCGTTAAAGTGCTTAGTAATATAAAAGGTAATTTAAAGAAGGATGTTTCCATTCCTATTCAAAAATTTGGGGGACTGAATGATGATAAGAGCACATATTTCTTATTTGAAGATGATTCCCTACCACAAAAAGGAAAGGTATATGTGTTCACTGCGACCGCAGAGCAGGATGGTTCTTTACTCGTATCAGGACCTAATTCTAACATAGAGGTAAAAACAGATGTTTTTTCGAAAAACAGTATCCAGAAACTTAGTGAAGAGAGCATTGCTAATGAACTAACCAAAACAGAGGAGTATAAAACATATCAAGATGCCTATAAAAACGAGATCATTAAAGATCGAGAAAGATTTACTTCCAAGTATGAAGCTCCTTAA
- a CDS encoding copper amine oxidase N-terminal domain-containing protein: MDPLFMCIFRTTQLSFTLLAFTLFSTSPVVNAAQTDYSLNFSGTSLLKVNDYDVLYSAPVGPYTNKENRLMAPLRSVSELLGAKVEYNLKSQEAIINWKKDKIVFYKGKDMYELNGETVQMDTYPELKQNSFIIPLGVLLRAMDIPFEYKNNKVVLQNESFNQSKVLQHVTELDWGEKQYIR; the protein is encoded by the coding sequence TTGGACCCTCTATTTATGTGTATATTTAGGACAACTCAGTTATCCTTCACTTTACTTGCATTTACTCTGTTCAGTACATCTCCTGTAGTTAATGCAGCTCAAACCGATTATTCTTTGAACTTTAGCGGAACATCTTTACTTAAAGTAAACGATTATGATGTCCTGTACAGCGCTCCCGTGGGCCCATATACAAATAAAGAAAATCGTTTAATGGCTCCCCTTCGTTCTGTGTCTGAACTTCTTGGTGCTAAAGTTGAATACAATTTGAAGTCACAGGAAGCTATTATCAACTGGAAAAAAGACAAGATTGTGTTTTACAAAGGTAAGGATATGTATGAATTGAACGGTGAGACTGTACAAATGGATACCTATCCTGAACTGAAGCAGAATTCTTTTATCATTCCACTTGGTGTATTACTAAGAGCTATGGATATTCCATTTGAATATAAAAATAATAAGGTTGTTTTGCAAAATGAATCTTTTAACCAAAGTAAGGTTCTTCAACATGTCACTGAATTGGATTGGGGGGAGAAACAATATATTAGATAA
- a CDS encoding cell surface protein yields the protein MKTSMKKAFMILSIFTTVAILASGCSNPKIDKNITKSGEIPTSYIQASFVIDINNPKEVVGYADYAFVGLVEEMTGTEYKFPVTKETEDGPKVLTMPYTNYSVKVLDNIKGNLKKDVSIPIQKFGGLSDDKSEYFLNEDDLLPQEGKIYVFTANARPDGSMLVSGPNSNIEVKTDVFSKNSIQALSEESIANELTKTEEYKTYQDAYKNEIVKDRERFISKYEAP from the coding sequence ATGAAAACTAGCATGAAGAAAGCATTTATGATCTTGTCCATTTTCACTACGGTTGCAATACTGGCTTCTGGCTGTTCAAATCCTAAGATAGACAAGAATATAACGAAATCTGGCGAAATTCCAACTAGCTATATACAAGCATCATTTGTTATAGATATAAATAACCCCAAAGAGGTTGTAGGTTATGCTGACTATGCATTTGTAGGCCTCGTAGAAGAAATGACGGGAACGGAGTATAAATTTCCTGTCACGAAAGAAACGGAGGATGGCCCCAAAGTATTGACGATGCCCTATACGAATTATTCCGTTAAAGTGCTTGATAATATAAAAGGTAATTTAAAGAAGGATGTTTCCATTCCAATTCAAAAATTCGGAGGTCTGAGTGATGATAAGAGCGAATATTTCTTAAATGAAGACGATCTTCTTCCACAGGAAGGAAAAATTTATGTATTCACTGCTAACGCACGGCCCGATGGTTCTATGTTAGTATCAGGCCCTAATTCTAACATAGAGGTAAAAACAGATGTTTTTTCGAAAAACAGTATCCAGGCGCTTAGTGAAGAGAGCATTGCTAATGAACTAACCAAGACAGAGGAGTATAAAACGTATCAAGATGCCTATAAAAATGAGATTGTTAAAGATCGAGAAAGATTTATTTCCAAGTATGAAGCTCCTTAA
- a CDS encoding matrixin family metalloprotease: MSWDLVDSTKHLEWGGSTAYQTSFNAGVNTWENYKFGIIRPDYASTIEDVTLSDYYDIDNYAALTYPSGRMTFNQYRMNQLSSAEKQNVATHELGHALGLEHNTSNDLMYAYVTSITRLSANDKASYDLAYKRY, translated from the coding sequence TTGTCGTGGGATTTAGTTGATTCTACTAAGCACCTAGAATGGGGAGGAAGTACAGCTTATCAAACTTCATTTAATGCCGGGGTAAATACCTGGGAAAATTATAAATTTGGCATTATTAGACCGGACTATGCATCAACTATTGAAGATGTTACTTTGTCCGATTATTACGATATAGATAACTATGCTGCTCTAACCTATCCATCAGGTAGGATGACATTCAATCAATATCGAATGAACCAGTTGAGTTCTGCTGAGAAACAAAATGTTGCCACTCATGAGCTTGGTCATGCTCTTGGGTTGGAACATAATACAAGTAATGATTTAATGTATGCGTATGTTACGTCTATAACAAGGCTCAGCGCTAATGATAAAGCTTCATACGATCTTGCTTATAAAAGATACTAA
- a CDS encoding aspartyl-phosphate phosphatase Spo0E family protein, whose amino-acid sequence MESEETLQQRLENNRQRLYDLQAKYGLSHIDVLRQSMVLDELINQYNRIYYAQLKKPIA is encoded by the coding sequence ATGGAAAGTGAGGAAACTTTGCAACAGCGATTGGAGAACAATCGACAACGACTCTATGATTTGCAAGCAAAATATGGACTAAGCCATATTGATGTACTCAGGCAATCTATGGTTTTGGACGAGCTGATCAATCAATATAATCGGATATACTATGCACAATTAAAAAAGCCGATTGCTTGA
- a CDS encoding DUF4183 domain-containing protein, with amino-acid sequence MKFKGQRRLRGGEQEPQGNSGGAVQGVHGLRGTDGNAGHQGIQGPAGPQGIPGSAGPQGQAGAIGPQGEQGLQGVPGIQGLQGEAGPQGEQGPPLNLDGITVVPEVQRYFYFADSDLTGTVEIPISQFTNDDGQLASQLPELGANSYTDLYINGVLQESRLYQISSTTLTVELEEALVIAGTPFIFEVFQFTLRMAN; translated from the coding sequence ATGAAATTCAAAGGTCAACGAAGACTGCGAGGCGGCGAACAGGAGCCTCAAGGCAATTCAGGAGGAGCAGTTCAAGGGGTGCATGGATTAAGGGGGACCGATGGTAATGCTGGGCATCAAGGCATACAAGGTCCGGCTGGGCCACAGGGCATTCCGGGTAGTGCCGGACCCCAGGGCCAGGCGGGCGCCATAGGCCCCCAAGGTGAACAGGGTCTTCAGGGGGTTCCAGGGATTCAAGGCTTGCAAGGAGAGGCTGGGCCACAGGGAGAGCAGGGACCACCGCTTAATTTGGATGGGATCACGGTTGTGCCTGAGGTACAGCGATATTTCTATTTTGCCGATTCAGATCTGACGGGTACGGTTGAAATCCCTATTTCCCAGTTTACGAATGATGATGGACAGTTGGCAAGTCAGCTTCCAGAATTGGGTGCGAACAGCTACACGGATTTGTATATTAATGGGGTACTGCAGGAAAGCAGGTTGTACCAGATAAGTAGTACCACATTGACTGTTGAATTGGAAGAAGCTCTTGTAATTGCGGGTACGCCGTTTATTTTCGAGGTTTTTCAATTTACATTAAGAATGGCGAACTGA
- a CDS encoding DUF4183 domain-containing protein, whose amino-acid sequence MPVIKPVYTAVATAPVASGGVVTTTVSPAITNFFSAVTAGDIAGGVTTLLAASFVDDADAPVVALPVLSADDYYNVFVNGVLQQATLSTLTPASLVLATTDIAVGVPVTLAVASFGNTVSSITTQPAISAPTVTIST is encoded by the coding sequence ATGCCCGTTATTAAACCTGTTTATACCGCCGTTGCAACTGCACCGGTCGCAAGCGGAGGCGTAGTCACCACTACTGTAAGCCCAGCTATTACAAATTTTTTCTCAGCTGTAACTGCTGGTGATATTGCCGGAGGTGTTACAACACTTCTCGCCGCAAGCTTTGTTGATGATGCTGATGCTCCAGTCGTCGCTTTACCTGTCCTTAGCGCAGACGATTATTACAATGTATTTGTGAATGGTGTTTTGCAGCAGGCTACTTTATCCACTTTGACACCCGCCAGTCTAGTTTTGGCGACCACTGATATTGCCGTAGGTGTTCCTGTCACCCTTGCTGTAGCCAGCTTTGGGAATACGGTCTCATCCATTACGACTCAGCCAGCCATTTCGGCACCAACGGTTACGATCAGCACTTAA
- a CDS encoding DUF4183 domain-containing protein, which produces MPIIPPFQGSKKFVSNILEGTGTGASFSIAAINFIDDAGLTITSFPTTFNYYLLYINGVLQLDNSSSVSATAINLPDGDTLDPSVPIMIEFIIR; this is translated from the coding sequence ATGCCAATTATTCCTCCGTTTCAGGGATCAAAAAAATTTGTCTCCAACATTTTAGAAGGCACAGGAACAGGAGCCTCCTTTTCAATTGCGGCTATAAACTTTATTGATGATGCAGGATTGACAATAACTTCATTTCCAACAACGTTCAACTACTATCTTCTCTATATTAACGGTGTACTCCAATTAGATAATTCATCCTCCGTTTCAGCAACTGCGATTAACCTTCCGGATGGAGATACACTTGATCCGTCTGTACCGATCATGATTGAATTCATTATCAGGTAA